Proteins encoded within one genomic window of Macrotis lagotis isolate mMagLag1 chromosome 3, bilby.v1.9.chrom.fasta, whole genome shotgun sequence:
- the SCOC gene encoding LOW QUALITY PROTEIN: short coiled-coil protein (The sequence of the model RefSeq protein was modified relative to this genomic sequence to represent the inferred CDS: inserted 4 bases in 2 codons), translated as MLSGAGGGPVALXWLGSGSGCGPRLRLIPPXPAPPAAEYSSKILYSRKSLHSQRMNADMDAVEAENQVELEEKTRLINQVLELQHTLEDLSARVDAVKEENLKLKSENQVLGQYIENLMSASSVFQTTDTKSKRK; from the exons ATGCTCAGTGGAGCGGGAGGCGGCCCAGTGGCGCT GTGGTTGGGCTCCGGCTCGGGCTGCGGACCTCGGCTCCGTCTGATCCCTCC CCCGGCGCCTCCGGCGGCAG AATATTCATCAAAGATCCTATATTCAAGGAAAAGTTTACATTCTCAGAGGATGAATGCTGACATGGATG CTGTTGAGGCTGAGAATCAGGTGGAATTGGAAGAGAAAACACGACTTATAAATCAGGTGTTGGAACTGCAGCACACACTTGAAG ATCTTTCTGCACGAGTAGATGCAGTCAAGGAAGAGAATCTGAAACTGAAATCAGAAAACCAAGTTCTTGGACAATATATAGAAAACCTTATGTCTGCATCTAGCGTTTTCCAGACAACTGAcacaaaaagcaaaaggaaataa